Genomic DNA from Chitinivibrionia bacterium:
TGGAAATTTAATTGTTTTATTTTCTTTCGTTCCTCGCACCGTGCAAATATTATTTTAGTAATGCGAAAAAGGTGAAAATCGAGATTTTTTCTCGACTTTTCATTTGTGTTCTTTGTTATGTTTGTTTTAACGCCATTAGCCAATGGTAGAATTAAGCCTTCACAGGCTGTTCTGCCACGTTCTGCCGTTGGCTTGTTATTTAACCATTCAGCATACACAGATGAATTCACCTTTTTCGCAAAATATGAATTTGGGCAGAGCAGCCTTTTCTGCTTTTGTGGACAAGTCTTTCTTTCCCTAAAATAATTCATAATTAAATTCGGCAATTAGCACGGTGCTTTTTGTATAAATTTTAATTTTAGGAGGGTTTTATGGACACAGTTATGGTTATTATTGGTATTTTTGCAGTTGTGGCATTTTTTATTGTGCTTTCTAGTTCAAGTGTCAGAACTATTGCCACAGACTTTGTTAGAAAGACATTTGAAAAATCGATTGGTTTTCTCATTTGTCTTGGATTTATAGGCGTTTTTGTTGCCGGCTGTGTAGCCGGAATGTTCATTGGTTCAAAGTTGGAATTGTGGACAGGTGCATCTGTTGCTATTTTAACGTGGTTTTTCGGCACTGCTCTTGTTATCGGGGTATATGGGTTAATAACTGTTTTTTTGAATATGAATACGAATCTACAAAAATTAGTGGAGATTTCATCTGAAAAAAAGTAGAGCCGATAAGAGAAAATTCAAAGAGAATAGTAGAAGAAAAGATTGTAAGATGGTAAAAAATTTACAGAACTGCAGATGGATATTGGACAGACGGGAATAGCCATTTCTGGAAATAAAGGCAGAGAAAGATGTGTTTTGTAAAACGAAAAAAAGCAACAAACAAAAGAGGGCGTATTTCTACGCCCTCTTATTACTAATTCTTAATTCTCGAATTACACAATCGCCTTCATCGCCGTCATATAGCCGCGAAGTTCTTCGCCTACGTGCTCTATAAGGTAGTTGCAGAAACAAACGCTCTGCCATTTTTTTGTTTTTTATCTTTTACTGAACGGCAAATAGTATTTTATCTCTTGAGAGGAGATTAAGTATGAGTAAACTTTCTTTTAATCTTTTTTGTATAGAAAAATACGCCGACAAAAAAAATATGCCAAGCAACGAAGTGTATAAGTTGTTTGAAAACAACGGCATATTACAAATGCTGAACGAAGATTATGAAATTTTACACGGCTATGGATTTGAATACATAACAAACGACATTGAAAAAATTTTGGAGAGAAAACGATGAAACTTTACCACGGCGGAACAGATATAGTAGAAGCGCCGAGAATTATTTTTAACGAGCAAGGCAGAGATTTCGGTTTTGGGTTTTATACTACCGATATTTATGAACAAGCGTTAAAATGGGCAAAGCGGCAAGGCAGAATTCGCGAAAAACAAGCGATACTAAACGTGTATGAATTCGACGAAAACAAAGCAACAAAAGATTTGGTTTCAAAAAAATTCAGCGATTATTCCGTCGAATGGCTTAAACTTGTAGTAAATTGCAGGTCAAACCCACAGTTTAGGCACGATTTTGATATTGTTTTCGGAAAAATTGCCGACGATGATGTCGGTGAAACAGTTCAGGCGGTAGTGGACGGACTTATGCCTATGGATTTCGCCCTGCAAAGACTAACTTTTATGCCGGCAAACAATCAATATGCTTTCTGCACAGAAAAATCTCTTAACTATATTCGTTTTTGCGGATTTGAGGAATTGAGGTAAAAAATGTCTCACGGAACAATAAGAGCGACAACGCTAAAAAAAGTTATAGAACTTATAAGCGAGCGCCTTAATTGCGACGAAAACGACGCTATGAAAAAATTTTACGAATCTCACACGGGAAAATGCTACGCAGACGACAGCACAGGTCTATACGGTCAAAGCGCATTCTATGTTGCAGGGTTATTTTTTAACGAATACCTTTAATTAAAACAAAAAAAGGCGTATTTCTACGCCCTTCACTGTTAAAACTCCGCAAATTGCTTGGCAAAGCGCAAATCTCCGCCGTGAATATGTCGGATGTCGTCTATTTTGTAGCGCATCATTACGAGGCGGTCTAAACCTAATCCAAACGCAAATCCGTTATATTTTTCAGTATCAATTCCGCCGTATTTAAGGACGTTCGGATGCACCATTCCGCAGGGCAAAAGTTCGAGCCAGCCCGATTGTTTGCAGACGGAACAGCCTTTTCCGCCGCAATTTAAGCAACGAATATCCAACTCAAATCCCGGCTCAACGAACGGAAAAAATCCGGGGCGCAAACGAACTTCGACGTCTTTTTTGAAAATTTCGGACAAAAGCGTTTTCATAAAATAAATAAGATTTGCCACGCTAACATTTTCGGCGACCATCATTCCTTCAAACTGATGAAACGCGCTTTCGTGAGACGCGTCCGTCGCCTCGCATCTAAAGACTTTTCCGGGCGCAACAAACTTAAACGGCGGCTTTCTCGTTTCCATTCCGCGCACCTGAACGGCAGATGTGTGCGTGCGAAGCAGATGTTTCATATCCGCAAACCAAAAAGTGTCCTGCATATCGCGCGCAGGGTGGGTTGCGGGAATATTGAGCGCCTCAAAATTATGATAATCGTCTTCGATGTGCGGTCCGTCCAAGATTTCAAAGCCCATTGAAATAAACACGTCTTCTATTTCTCTTTGGACAATGCTTACAGGATGGTAGCCCGCCGCGTTCAGCCCCAAGTCTTTTTTGCTGTCGGTAAGCGTTATGTCCACCCAATTTTCGGCAAGAGATTTGTTGATTTCATCGGTTTCAAACTGCTGTAATTTGTCATCAATATTTTGGCTCATTTCGGCTTTAATTTCATTGGATTTCGCCCCCACGCTCTTTTTAACTTCGATAGACGCGTCCCTAATATCCGCCAAAACTTCGCTTACTTTTCCCGTTTTTCCGATATATTGCGCCTTTATGTTCAACACAGCGTTTTTGTCCGCCGCCGCCGCAAGTTGCAAGTCAAATTCTTTCTTTAAATTTTCAAGTTGTTCAAGCATTTTTTGTCCTTTCGTGATACTTTCGTGAGTAAAAATACGTTATGCGCAAACAAAAAAGGACGTATTTCTACGCCCTTTTTTACTGATTTGTAATCAAAATACTTACACAATCGCCTTCATCGCCGTCATATAGCCGCGAAGTTCTTCACCTACGTGCTCTATAAGGTGGTTGCGAATGTGGTTGTTTACCTCAATCAACTCTTTGTTATCAACGCCGTTGTCAGTTCCGGCAATCGGTTTTCCGATAACGTCGGCGGGAAGTTTATCCACAAAATTTTTAAGAAGCGGAACTGCCGCGTGGCTGAACAAATAGTTGCCGTATTCGGCGGTGTCCGAAATTACAACGTTCATTTCGTAGAGTTTTTTGCGTGCAATCGTGTTTGCAATCAGCGGGGTCTCGTGAAGCGACTCGTAATATGCCGATTCTTCCAAAATTCCTGCGTTTACCATTGTTTCAAACGCCAATTCAACGCCTGCTTTTACCATCGCGACCATAAATACGCCGCAATCAAAATATTCTTGCTCTTTAATGCTGTCTTTTGCTTTGCCTGTTGATTTCTCAAATGCGGTCTGAGTTGTTTCTTCGCGCCATTTAAGCAGATTTTTGTCGCCTGCAGCCCAGTCTTCCATCATAATGCGAGAGAAATCGCCGTCAAGAATGTCGTCCATGTGCTTTTGGAAAAGCGGGGTCAATATTTCTTTAATGTCTTCGGAAAGTTCGAACGCGCGGATTTTTGCGGGGTTGTTCAATCTGTCCATCATATTGGTAATTCCGCCGTGTTTGAGCGCCTCGGTAATTGTTTCCCAGCCGTATTGAACAAGCGTTGAAGCGTAAGACGCGTCAATGCCGTTTTTAATCATTTTATCGTAAGCCAAAATTGAGCCTGTTTGCAACATTCCGCACAAAATTGTCTGCTCGCCCATAAGGTCGCTCTTTACTTCCGCGACAAACGAACTTTCCAAAACGCCCGCTCTGTCGCCGCCTGTGCCGCAACAATACGCTTTTGCGATTTCAAAACCGTCGCCGTTGGGGTCGTTTTCGGGGTGAACGGCAACAAGCGTTGGAACGCCGAAGCCGCGTTTATATTCTTCGCGAACTTCCGAACCGGGGCTTTTGGGCGCTACCATAATAACTGTAATATCTTTGCGAACCTGCATTCCTTCTTCAACAATGTTGAAACCGTGAGAATAAAGCAGTGTTGCGCCGTTTTTCATTAAAGGCATAACCGCGCTTACAACGGGTGTATGTTGTTTATCGGGCGTAAGGTTTGCCACCAAATCCGCAGTCGGAATAAGTTCTTCGTAAGTGCCGACCTTAAAGCCGTTATCGTTTGCGTTTTTGAAGCTCTGGCGCTTGCTTTCGATTGCTTCTTTACGCAATGCGTATGCAACCTCGAGCCCGCTGTCGCGTAAATTCAAACCTTGATTAAGTCCTTGCGCGCCGCAACCGACAATCACGATTTTTTTGCCTTTAAGTTTCTCAACTCCATTAAATTCGTTTGAATCCATAAATCTGCATTTTCCCAATTCCTGCACTTTTTTGCTGAACGGGATACAGTTAAAATAATTTTGTCCCACAATACACTCCTTATTGCTTTTTAGTTAATTTTCGCAAGGAAAATACGTTTCGCCGCAACGCAAAATAGGCAAACCGTAAAAGATTTGCCTATTTTAAAGAAATTTTGTCGATTTTGCCAAATAAGTCCTCAACAGTCGAGTTATTTTCGACTATTTTCCAGATATTGCCTTCGACAGGCTCAGGCAACGGGGACGGCATAAGTTGGATTTGTTTTTGAATACGGTTTTTGATTGTGCAGGCGTCAAGCCCTGTTCGTTTTTGCAATCTTTCCACTCTTTTTTCGATGTCGCTTTCTACCCAAATTGCAAATTTGCACTCACTTATCTGCGATAAAACAAGCGGCAAAAGCGGAGCGTCAATTATTGCCGCCTGCGTTGATTTGAGCAAATTTTTTATTTCGGGTATAATATAAGGAAAGGTTATCGAATTAAGTTTCTTTATATTTTCGACGTTTTCAAAAACTATGCTACCGAGTTTGCCAAAATTTATCGCCCCGTTTTCGACAACGTCAAAGCCATTGCCGACATCAGAAATCAGTCGAGTGTTTTCGAGCATAAGTTTTCGTGCGGCTTTGTCGGCGTCAATCAGAGAAATATGCGGATATTTTTTGCATAGATATTCCGCAACCGTACTTTTTCCGCTTCCTGTGTATCCCGAAACTCCGATAATCATTTTTGCGCCCTCCATTTTCAGTTAAAATATGTTTTCGGCGCTCACGAAAAACAAGAAAAAACACTAAATTTGCAGAAAAATCGCCTTTTGTTCGTTAAAATATATATTTTATCATTAAAATAACAGAGGAGAAAATATGCGAAACATACTTTTAGGCGTTTTGATTTTTGTCTTGTGGGTCTGGCTTTGGCTTGAACGACACGAAGCGACAAAGGACGAAGAGTATGATTTCGTAATGTCCGACCACGTTCATATTGACTTGGACAGCATCAAAAGCCGCGGGAGATTAGTTGCACTTACACGTTTCAATGCGAACAGTTTCTTCATTTACAGAGGACGACCTATGGGATATGAATATGAACTGTTGCGACTTTTCACTCGAGAAATCGGCGTTGAACTCGAAATGAGAATACCATCAACTCACGATTCGCTTTTTATATTGCTGGAACAAGGAGAAGGCGACTTAATTGCCGCTAATTTGCCTATAACCCGCGAAAAAAGCAGGCACATTCTGTTTTCGGAGCCGCACAACACAACACGGCAGGTTTTAATTCAGCGATTGCCCGACAACCACAGATTTATGAACGCAAGACAAATGCGGGAACATCTTATTTCTGACCCTATCGAGCTAATCGGAAGAACAATAACAGTCCAAGAAAACAGCGCCCATCACAGACGTTTGCAAAATTTGTCGGACGAAATAGGCGGTGAAATTTACTTGCACCTCTCCCCTCTCGAGCAAGAAGATTTAATTGGAATGGTAAGCCGCGGCGAAACAGAATTTACAGTAGCCGATGAAAACTTGGCTCTTTTGAACAGAGCTTATCACGGAAACATAGACGTTTCGGTTGCGGTAAGTTTTCCGCATCGGCTCGGTTGGGCATTTAGGCACAGCAGTCCCGAACTTAAAGAAGCGGTCGATAATTGGTTGGAAAATATCAGAAGAAGACCGATTTTCAATATAATATATAACAGATATTACAATAATCCGCAGATGTATGCAAGGCGACGCTCAAGCGACTTTTTTGTATTGCAAACAGGAGCGATTTCGCCATACGATTCGCTTTTTCAGGCAAACGAATTTCCGCCGCTTATGCCGTGGTCTCTGCTTGCGGCAATTGCGTATCAGGAGTCGCGTTTCAACAACGCCGCCGTATCTTGGATGGGCGCTCGCGGAATAATGCAACTTATGCCGGGCACTGCCAGAGATATGGGATTTCCGAATGTCGAAACGCTTACCCCCGCCCAAAACATACGCGCAGGAGCAATGTATTTGCAGTGGCTTTACAACCATTTTTGGCGCGATATGACAGACACCACAGAAATGATAAAATTTATGCTCGCCTCATACAATGCAGGACCGGGAAGCGTCAGAGACGCACAACGCCTTGCGAGGAGTTTAGGCTTAAATCCCAACGTTTGGGACGGCAATGTGGCAGAGGCAATACTGAAACTTTCCAATCCGCGATATTTTTATCGCCCATACATCAGGCACGGTTTTGTTAGAGGATACGAGCCTTTCAATTATGTTCGCGACATAATGGCGCGTTGGCGGATGTATGAGGAAGTACTGGAAGCTGTTGCAACAAGAAGAGCCGCCGCAGAAGGAGCAGTCGCAACTACCAACGAACCAAAAAATGCCGAAAACTACGGGGAAAACGAAGAAGACGATTACGATGAAGAATAAATAAAAAAAGGGCGAAAATATTTCGCCCTGATTATTTGAAACAAAAACATTTTTTACCCAAAATGCTTCTTCAAAAATTCCAAATCAAGTTCGGGATAAAGCACAAATTTACTCAAAAGCGTTTCCACTTTTTGTTTTGCGTCCGCCTTTACTTTTTCGTCAATTATGTATGTTATTTTGCTTGGTTTTCCTGCATTTGCGCCTTTATCTACAATGCCTGCCTTTGTGTTTTTGAGAATAAGCGAGAAAAGTTTTGCAATTTCTTTCATTTCACTTTCACCCATTCCGAGCGTTGAAACAGCTGCTGTTCCTGCGCGAAGTCCGCTTGTTATAAGCGCGTTTTCTTTGTCGAACGGAATTGAGTTTTTGTTGAGCGTTATTCCACATTCAAAAAGCGCGCCTGCCGCTTGACGTCCTGTTAGTCCGAATGATTTTTGCGCGTCAATCAAGAATAAATGGTTATCTGTTCCACCTGATACGATTTCCATTCCCTCTTCTTTGCACGCCTGCGCCAAAGCCGCCGAATTGGCGACAACTCCTTGCGCGTATTGCCTGAATTCCGGTTTTAACGCTTCGGTAAACGCTACCGCTTTTGCCGCCATAACGTGCGCGAGCGGTCCTCCTAAAACAAGCGGGCAACCCTTATCCATATATTCCGCAAATTCTTTTTTGCACATTACCATTCCGCCGCGAGGACCTCTGAGCGTTTTGTGAGTTGTAGTCGTTATAACGTCCGCCCATTTTACGGGGTCGTATTCGCCTGTAAACACTTTTCCTGCAACAAGTCCTGCAAAGTGCGCCATATCGACCATAAGCACCGCACCGACTTTATCGGCGATTTCGCGGAATTTTTTGAAGTTAATTTTTCGCGGATAAGCAGAATATCCCGCAAGCAAAATCAACGGCTTTATTTCCATAGCCTTTTTTTCGATGTCGTCGTAGTCCAAAAGTCCGTCTTTTTCGCTTACGCCGTAAGAATACGCGTCAAACATTCTTCCCGAAATATTTAAGCGATAACCGTGCGTAAGGTGTCCGCCAGCCGCCAAATCGAGACCTAAAAGTTTTTGATTGCCCAATTTTACGCGAATACTGTCCCAGTCTTCGTGCGACATTGCAAGAGGATTTTTAATTGGTAATTTTTCCGATTCGGGAACGACGATTTTCGCCTGCAAAATTCCCCAAAACGCCACCATATTAGCGTCCGCGCCGCTATGAGGCTGAACAAAAGCGTGCTCTGCGCCAAACAATTCTTTCGCTTTTTCGCAAGCAATATTTTCGATGGTGTCGATGTTGTCGCAGCCCTCGTAAAAACGCGAAAAAGGGAAACCCTCGGCGTATTTGTCGGTCAAAAGGTTGCCCATTGTAAGTTGCGTGGAAAGCGAACAGTAGTTTTCGCTTGCAATCAATTTAAGGCGCGTTCTTTGAAATTCCAATTCATTTACGGTCGCCTTTGCGATTTCGGGGCAAACCTGAGCTGTTTTTTCGAGGTTGGCGATATACGCAACCGCTCCCGCGTCCAAATTTTGTGCGCTTTCAGATGAAAGATACTCTTTGAGTGCGTTCATTTTTCGTCCTTTTTTTGAATTTTTTGGTTTTTATCGGGGTAAAAATACGTTATGCCACAGAGCAAAAGCGCACAAGATTTACCTTGTTGAAATTCCCCCGTCAAAGAATTCAAAAAATTCCTGCAATGCCGATATTCCATTTTGGAATTGAAGCAAAACCGAACTCACCGTAGTAGTCCATACCTCTGACCTCGCTGTCATAAAATCCGTAATGTGTTTTAAAGCTTATTGAAAGAAAAATAGGTTCGTGTCCTACAAGCAAAGCAATGCTCGGTCCTCCGAATGTGTATGCATCCGCAGTTATTCTCGGAGTATTTCTCAACGGTTTATTCTGACTAAATTCTTCTCGCCAAATTCCTAATTCAGCTCCGCCTTTTAGCCTGAATATTTTATTTTGAAGCCTAACGCTTGTGTAGCCCAAAAATGCACCGAACCCACCGGTTTCATCGCCAACATCAAAAATTCCGTGAGCTGTAAATCCGCGACGATGTATTCCGCCGATTTCCCAACTGAACTTTTTTGACCTCAGATTTTCAGTAAAGGCTTGGTAAGTCCATCTTCCTAAATCTGAACGATATTCAGAATAATATTCCGCATTAAGACGAGCCATCACATAGTTTGCACTGAAATAAAAGTAATTCCTTGAACTTTTACGCGTCGTTGTTTCAGTTCCTGCTAACGGTGTATCTATCGAAATATTTGCAATTTCCGGCAATCTGCCGATAACTACGTGGCGCGCCGAAAATCCTGTTATCGTTATAATAAGCGAATCGCCGAATTCCTCGTAAAAAAAGTCTGTTTCAACCAAAATATCGGTCGGATTTTTAAGCGCGGCAAACATTGCTCTTTGTTGCAAAATTTCTTTTTCGCTCACAAGTCCTCTTGCGCGCCCCATAACTTTTACGGTATCTACCTGCAATTCGGCAAATATTCGTTGGGACAACTCAGCAGAAAAAACTGAAATTGTCATTACTGAAATCAGCAAAAAAAGTTTTTTTAACATAAAACACCTCCTCTATCTTTTTACCGCAGAAAATCTCGGCGGAGCGTAAGTTATTCCTGCTTTAATATTATAAGCACTATACATATCGAAGTTTCTTTGAGGAAGCCCCAACACCAATCTCGTTGCAACTTCAAACCAAAATCTTCCTCTCGGAACGGGTCTCAAAAGAAATTTCACAAAAGGACCGCCTCCAAAAACCATTTCTCGTTCGCGAATATAGTAATAATTCGACCCATTATGCTGTATGAGACTGTCTGTCTCTTTCAAGTTTAATCTGCTGTAAGCACCTAAATTAACGCCTAACACAACATTTAAAATATCACTTGTTCCTACGCGTGAGCCGAAAGAAAATGCACCACTATAAAAAATCGGATTATTTTCATCTAAAACTTGTCGATCTAAATAAGCATATTCGTCCCCATCGCCTCTGCCTATGCCAAAGTCAATGCCGAAAAACCTATTTTTGACAAAATATCCCAATTGAAAATTTCCGCCGATTGACGACCAAGGAATGGAGGTTTGCGCTTTAAGCGAAATATACATTCCCGACAGAGGTTCTCTCGCCTCTTGTTGCAAAACCGCCAAATTTTCATTCGACGTCGGAACAACAGCAGAAATCGCTGAAATTTCATAAATTGGCAGAGCGACTACATTAGTGTATCTTGCAGGAAACCCCGTTACCATCACAAAAAGCGAGTCGCCGTCCTCTTCGTAGAAAAAGTTTCTTTCAATCAAAATGTCGGCAGGATTTTCGAGCGCAGAAGCTATTGCTTTTTCTTGTAAAATTTCTTTTTCTGTTATCAGTCCTCTTGCGCGCCCTATAACTTTTACGCTGTCCTTTTGCAATTCTGCCGATACAAAAGAAATGCTTTCGGCAAATGCGGAATATGTGCAAAACACAATTAATACGAAGAAAAACAAAGAAAATTCAACGCGCATAAACTACCCCTGCTTCCATAATAAACGCCCCGTATCCCATCCCGAAAACCGCTCTGTTTGAAACTTCAAATTTAAGATTGCCCGAACCGAAAATAAATTTTGCAAACGGTCCCTGCGCCATAACCCATTCTCTTGAGCGACGACGAGTATCGATCCAATCGTTCGATTTGTTGCCGCTTTCTATTACGTCATCTTCAAACTTTGTAAAAGCGCCGATGCTTGCGCCCAAAACCGCCTGAAAATAATCGTTGGGTTTTATTCGACCGCCGAAAGACAAACCACCGCTCATAAAATAGTAGTCGTCTAAATTTATTATAGTATCATTACTCCAACTATTTCTTTCAGCGCCCTTACCAATACTGAAATCAAATCCCCAGAATGTTCTGTTTTGGAAATATCCTATTTGCAAATTTCCGCCCATCGACGACCAAGGAATTGCGGTTTGCGCTTTAATCGATGCGTAAATTCCCGAGCCAAAATCTCTTGCAATTTTGGGCGCTTCAACTTTTGTTTCGACGGGTT
This window encodes:
- a CDS encoding DUF3791 domain-containing protein; translation: MSKLSFNLFCIEKYADKKNMPSNEVYKLFENNGILQMLNEDYEILHGYGFEYITNDIEKILERKR
- a CDS encoding DUF3990 domain-containing protein codes for the protein MKLYHGGTDIVEAPRIIFNEQGRDFGFGFYTTDIYEQALKWAKRQGRIREKQAILNVYEFDENKATKDLVSKKFSDYSVEWLKLVVNCRSNPQFRHDFDIVFGKIADDDVGETVQAVVDGLMPMDFALQRLTFMPANNQYAFCTEKSLNYIRFCGFEELR
- the pheS gene encoding phenylalanine--tRNA ligase subunit alpha, whose protein sequence is MLEQLENLKKEFDLQLAAAADKNAVLNIKAQYIGKTGKVSEVLADIRDASIEVKKSVGAKSNEIKAEMSQNIDDKLQQFETDEINKSLAENWVDITLTDSKKDLGLNAAGYHPVSIVQREIEDVFISMGFEILDGPHIEDDYHNFEALNIPATHPARDMQDTFWFADMKHLLRTHTSAVQVRGMETRKPPFKFVAPGKVFRCEATDASHESAFHQFEGMMVAENVSVANLIYFMKTLLSEIFKKDVEVRLRPGFFPFVEPGFELDIRCLNCGGKGCSVCKQSGWLELLPCGMVHPNVLKYGGIDTEKYNGFAFGLGLDRLVMMRYKIDDIRHIHGGDLRFAKQFAEF
- the ilvC gene encoding ketol-acid reductoisomerase, with translation MGQNYFNCIPFSKKVQELGKCRFMDSNEFNGVEKLKGKKIVIVGCGAQGLNQGLNLRDSGLEVAYALRKEAIESKRQSFKNANDNGFKVGTYEELIPTADLVANLTPDKQHTPVVSAVMPLMKNGATLLYSHGFNIVEEGMQVRKDITVIMVAPKSPGSEVREEYKRGFGVPTLVAVHPENDPNGDGFEIAKAYCCGTGGDRAGVLESSFVAEVKSDLMGEQTILCGMLQTGSILAYDKMIKNGIDASYASTLVQYGWETITEALKHGGITNMMDRLNNPAKIRAFELSEDIKEILTPLFQKHMDDILDGDFSRIMMEDWAAGDKNLLKWREETTQTAFEKSTGKAKDSIKEQEYFDCGVFMVAMVKAGVELAFETMVNAGILEESAYYESLHETPLIANTIARKKLYEMNVVISDTAEYGNYLFSHAAVPLLKNFVDKLPADVIGKPIAGTDNGVDNKELIEVNNHIRNHLIEHVGEELRGYMTAMKAIV
- the coaE gene encoding dephospho-CoA kinase (Dephospho-CoA kinase (CoaE) performs the final step in coenzyme A biosynthesis.), encoding MIIGVSGYTGSGKSTVAEYLCKKYPHISLIDADKAARKLMLENTRLISDVGNGFDVVENGAINFGKLGSIVFENVENIKKLNSITFPYIIPEIKNLLKSTQAAIIDAPLLPLVLSQISECKFAIWVESDIEKRVERLQKRTGLDACTIKNRIQKQIQLMPSPLPEPVEGNIWKIVENNSTVEDLFGKIDKISLK
- a CDS encoding transglycosylase SLT domain-containing protein, encoding MRNILLGVLIFVLWVWLWLERHEATKDEEYDFVMSDHVHIDLDSIKSRGRLVALTRFNANSFFIYRGRPMGYEYELLRLFTREIGVELEMRIPSTHDSLFILLEQGEGDLIAANLPITREKSRHILFSEPHNTTRQVLIQRLPDNHRFMNARQMREHLISDPIELIGRTITVQENSAHHRRLQNLSDEIGGEIYLHLSPLEQEDLIGMVSRGETEFTVADENLALLNRAYHGNIDVSVAVSFPHRLGWAFRHSSPELKEAVDNWLENIRRRPIFNIIYNRYYNNPQMYARRRSSDFFVLQTGAISPYDSLFQANEFPPLMPWSLLAAIAYQESRFNNAAVSWMGARGIMQLMPGTARDMGFPNVETLTPAQNIRAGAMYLQWLYNHFWRDMTDTTEMIKFMLASYNAGPGSVRDAQRLARSLGLNPNVWDGNVAEAILKLSNPRYFYRPYIRHGFVRGYEPFNYVRDIMARWRMYEEVLEAVATRRAAAEGAVATTNEPKNAENYGENEEDDYDEE
- a CDS encoding glycine hydroxymethyltransferase yields the protein MNALKEYLSSESAQNLDAGAVAYIANLEKTAQVCPEIAKATVNELEFQRTRLKLIASENYCSLSTQLTMGNLLTDKYAEGFPFSRFYEGCDNIDTIENIACEKAKELFGAEHAFVQPHSGADANMVAFWGILQAKIVVPESEKLPIKNPLAMSHEDWDSIRVKLGNQKLLGLDLAAGGHLTHGYRLNISGRMFDAYSYGVSEKDGLLDYDDIEKKAMEIKPLILLAGYSAYPRKINFKKFREIADKVGAVLMVDMAHFAGLVAGKVFTGEYDPVKWADVITTTTHKTLRGPRGGMVMCKKEFAEYMDKGCPLVLGGPLAHVMAAKAVAFTEALKPEFRQYAQGVVANSAALAQACKEEGMEIVSGGTDNHLFLIDAQKSFGLTGRQAAGALFECGITLNKNSIPFDKENALITSGLRAGTAAVSTLGMGESEMKEIAKLFSLILKNTKAGIVDKGANAGKPSKITYIIDEKVKADAKQKVETLLSKFVLYPELDLEFLKKHFG